Proteins co-encoded in one Medicago truncatula cultivar Jemalong A17 chromosome 8, MtrunA17r5.0-ANR, whole genome shotgun sequence genomic window:
- the LOC25500433 gene encoding probable sugar phosphate/phosphate translocator At1g06470: MVHIELDSESCSFKGIAIDDFDSGSSGSGIRRELSFSRWCDDDDNDGGDGRVILDQKLGDEDVIVEEDAVYELPFVEKNEVQGRVLDRERFSFDKFRKERSVPMNGASAMDDDSVYRRGNGSEKYVPFDIEDSPERGTVGGDSYDSGGGVGSLHKSSENTVPVANILKTMFFIFVWYTFSLFLTLYNKSLLGDHMGKFPAPFLMNTVHFVMQAVLSKFITYFWSHKFETNVVMSWRDYFLRVVPTALGTAMDVNLSNASLVFISVTFATMCKSAAPIFLLLFAFAFRLEVPSFKLSGIILVISIGILLTVSKETEFEIWGFVLVMLAAVMSGFRWCMTQILLQKESYGLKNPLTLMSYVAPVMAVASALLSLALDPWEEFRENEYFDSSWHITRSCFLMFFGGTLAFFMVLTEYILVSVTSAVTVTIAGVVKEAVTILVAVLYFHDAFTWLKGFGLFTIMVGVSLFNVYKYQKLHAGDNVADHHTKDSAAKYVILEEMDEQDGGI, translated from the exons ATGGTACACATTGAATTAGATTCAGAGAGTTGTAGCTTTAAAGGGATTGCTATTGATGATTTTGATAGTGGAAGTTCAGGATCCGGTATTCGGAGAGAGCTTTCGTTTTCGCGTTGGTGTGACGACGATGATAatgatggtggtgatggaaGGGTGATTTTGGATCAGAAATTAGGTGATGAAGACGTTATTGTAGAAGAAGACGCGGTTTATGAGTTGCCTTTTGTtgaaaagaatgaggtgcaagGAAGAGTTTTAGATAGGGAGAGATTTTCTTTTGATAAGTTTCGGAAGGAAAGGAGCGTGCCGATGAATGGTGCTAGTGCGATGGATGATGATTCTGTTTATAGGAGAGGTAATGGATCTGAGAAGTATGTGCCTTTTGATATTGAAGACAGTCCTGAAAGGGGAACAGTTGGTGGTGACTCGTATGATTCGGGGGGTGGTGTTGGATCACTTCATAAAAGCTCTGAAAATACTGTTCCTGTAGCAAATATCTTGAAGACTATGTTTTTCATATTTGTGTGGTACACCTTCAGTTTATTTTTGACCTT GTATAATAAAAGTCTGTTGGGAGATCATATGGGAAAGTTCCCAGCTCCCTTTTTAATGAATACTGTCCACTTTGTAATGCAAGCGGTTTTATCGAAATTTATCACCTATTTTTGGTCTCATAAATTTGAGACTAATGTTGTCATGTCTTGGCGGGATTATTTTTTGCGAG TTGTCCCGACTGCTCTTGGAACGGCTATGGATGTTAACTTGAGCAATGCATCTCTAGTTTTCATCTCTGTCACATTTGCTACAATG TGTAAATCTGCTGCTCCAATCTTTCTCCTCTTGTTTGCTTTTGCTTTCCG GTTGGAGGTACCAAGTTTTAAACTATCAGGAATCATTTTAGTCATCTCCATCGGCATATTACTAACAG TTTCAAAAGAAACAGAATTTGAAATTTGGGGATTTGTACTTGTCATGCTTGCTGCTGTTATGTCTGGGTTTCGCTGGTGTATGACTCAGATCCTTTTGCAG aaagaatcCTATG GTCTGAAAAATCCACTTACCTTGATGAGCTATGTAGCTCCAGTAATGGCTGTGGCATCCGCACTTCTTTCTCTTGCATTAGATCCATGGGAAGAATTCCGAGAAAATGAGTACTTTGATAGTTCATGGCATATAACTCGAAGTTGCTTCCTGATGTTCTTTGGTGGAACACTTGCCTTTTTTATG GTACTAACAGAATATATTTTAGTCTCTGTAACTAGTGCCGTCACAGTCACAATAGCAGGGGTTGTTAAGGAGGCCGTCACCATATTG GTTGCGGTATTATACTTTCATGATGCGTTTACTTGGTTGAAAGGATTTggcctattcactattatggtTGGTGTCAGTTTGTTTAATGTGTACAA ATACCAGAAGCTTCATGCAGGTGACAATGTGGCAGATCATCATACAAAAGATTCGGCAGCCAAATATGTTATTCTTGAGGAGATGGATGAACAAGATGGCGGCATCTGA